DNA from Castor canadensis chromosome 3, mCasCan1.hap1v2, whole genome shotgun sequence:
CCCACAATGACCAAAGACTTGGCCACTCAAAGTCCAGCTCCCAATAACACTGCTTGACATGGACACTGGTGTGATTCAAGGGGGGGTTAAATGTCACTCTTATCACCAGGCTACTTAAGCATGGAAAGGAAGGAGAATCGGTTAAAATGCTCCAGGAGAATGGTACATCGCTCAGAAGGGAACTGTCCTGAGAGAATGATTTTTTTGGCTGGACATAATCATTGACAAACTGGAAGAGAGATGATCAATAGCACAGTTCCCAATAGATCTCAAGTCACCCCAAGGCTGGTGGTCTCAGCTAGTCAGTGCAGCTCCTTCATTGGAAAACAGTGGTTGCAAGATCAAAGAAATCTGAGAGTACCAGGGCTCAGGTCCAGGTAGCAGGAGATATACTCCCCAACTCAACTGAGCAGGCCATCACTCTTGCTGGCATTCAGCAATCCATCACTGAGTGTGTCAGATCTGTGTGGTCATGATGGAGGGCCCCCCCTCCCCAAAAAGGCATGACCATCTCACATTGGCCCAAGCCATCAAAGCTCCCAGTCATCTTTGCAGGTGATCAGGACAGATTCAGCACAGGTAGCTAGAGAATAAGTTTTACCCACACAACCCATCCATGTGCCTCAATCCTGACCTGGAGGGACCACCTCTAGAGGCCTATACCATTGAAAGACAGTATGCCTTTTCACAGCCAGATATGATAGAGCTGCACAGGTTGGCAACACAACAGTCTCATTTTCCTAGGACACATGGCAACACTGGATTCAGTGGTGTTAAATCCAGTTCTCCAGAGGTGAAAAACTATTGGGCAGGTTGGGATGGCATCAGCTCAGACTGACTACCTCTCATGAACTTACTATTCCAAACTATTTGCTTTGATCATTTGCATAATCAGGTGTCAGGGTGCTAAAATCAATGAGATCTGTCAGATATCTGGGGTGCAGATAAAAATTGCTAACACAGTGGAAGGATCTATTGATAGGCAGTTACCATCACTGGATCTGCTGCCAGCATTACCTCAAGCTCAATATCTAATCAGTTGGGCTTTCCTCAGAAACTGGTGGCATGGGGAGCAGACAGAACAATGCAAACTCATCCATAATTCCTTTCTGCTGTTCACCACGACCCCCCATGATCCATCTGTGTAGTTTCTGAAGTCAGCGATTCCAGGTTTTAACTAGTttgtaaaatttcagtttttacaCACTATCATCCACttgtgattttttaattaaagtattttaattcttttctgtgTTCAGCTGTTAATGTTGAGGCCCATACTTAGTTTGATAAGCTTCTCCCATtctccctttttaaaacttttctttttttgcttatgaatttttctgtttgttatagACAAATATAAGACTggaatattaatatatttctgtttagttctgtcATGTCAGgcaattttcaaaaacaattcaAAGATGGACTGGATCTTTTTCTTTgtgaaccaaaaaataaaaataaaaaccaggacAGACTGGATGCTGGCTCAAGcaatacagtgcctgctttgttaagtgtgaaaccctgaggttaaaaaaaaaagcaaaaagattaaaaattcattttcaggTATAAAAGAATACTAAAACACGAATAGTCTTTACATAGTTTGTGCCAGCTTTAACATTTGAGAATGTAAACAGTATTTTAACTTTCTGGATataatttcaataataaaaatcatttcattaGCTGAAGtaataaaacatgtttaaaaagCAATCATCAAGCAATATGTATGACACATATATTCTCTTTATTCCTCTTTCCCTACTATGGTCTCCCTCCAATCCTTATGCCAAACAATTGCTTTATCCAGGGAAGGTGGTCATCTACTCTTCAAAAACAGCAATTGGTCTACAAATGCTAACAATAAATTACAAGCTCTGGAAAATGGATTATTTAGCCAGACTACATGAAATACTTAAGGAAAGTCAGCGGGAAGGAAAGGCCTTCTGTAACTGTGAGGCCGTCACAGCCTTTCGAACACAGCCACAGGCAAGAGCCTatgtctttctttctgcttgGCCCTCGCAAGGTGGCGCAGGCGCAGAGGCACATGGCAACAGTTGCTATGAAAGGTCTTTTCTTCACGTCCACCTTAGAACTCTAGGGTTCCCGCAAGGGACGATGGGTAACGTGCATATATATTGCGCAGGCGCACGCAATCTGGATGGGAAACGTGCATATATATTGCGCAGGCGCACGCAATCTGGATGGGAAACGTGCATATATATTGCGCAGGCGCACGCAATCTGGATGGGAAACGTGCATATATATTGCGCAGGCGCACGCAATCTGGTCTTTCCAATGCAAGACGGAGGTTCCTGTTGTTACCATGGGACGTCGCCCGGCTCGCTGTTACCGGTATTGTAAGAACAAGCCTTACCCAAAGTCTCGTTTCTGTCGAGGTGTTCCTGATGCCAAGATCCGCATCTTCGACCTGGGTCGGAAGAAGGCAAAGGTGGATGAGTTCCCGCTCTGCGGCCATATGGTGTCCGATGAGTATGAGCAGCTCTCGTCGGAAGCCCTGGAGGCCGCCCGCATTTGCGCCAACAAGTACATGGTGAAGAGTTGCGGCAAGGATGGCTTTCACATCCGCGTGAGGCTGCATCCCTTCCATGTCATCCGCATCAACAAGATGCTGTCCTGTGCCGGCGCCGACAGGCTCCAGACGGGCATGCGAGGAGCCTTTGGAAAACCCCAGGGTACCGTGGCAAGAGTGCATATCGGCCAAGTCATCATGTCCATCCGTACCAAGCTGCAAAACAAGGAGCATGTGATCGAAGCCTTGCGCAGGGCCAAATTCAAATTTCCTGGTCGCCAGAAGATCCATATCTCCAAGAAGTGGGGCTTTACCAAATTCAATGCTGATGAATTTGAAGAGAAGGTGGCTGCTAAGCGTCTCATCCCAGATGGCTGTGGAGTCAAATACGTCCCCGATCGTGGCCCTTTGGACAAGTGGCGAGCTCTGCACTCGTGAGGCCTTCGGCAATGCTACCTCCATGGACCGTGCCAGTCAAGATTTCTGCTCACCACTCAGTCCTGTTTACTGGCACGGAATGAACGTTTGTcgcatttatgttttaaaaatgttcaagttttaaaaatgttcaagttTTAGAGTAGAGCCTATGATAGAAACAGTTTTCATGTTAATACAGAATGTTTCAATGGAAAATGATACTTTTCTTgcttaaataagaaaaatctatGCAATTTATAGAGAGAAATACTGTTATTCTAATCCAAATACTTAAGACAGTagtaaaaaaaagtttcaaacgTTTTTTTCAGTAAAGTCAAAGGTTATCTAGCTATTATCTTGGATTAAAAGTGGCCAGAAAAACTCATGTTGTGTGTGAAAATCTTTATTTATAGAAAACtaaataatagaaatgaaaattatgacTACAATCTCCTTGAAACTAGTCTCTTTCTAAATTTGGTTGCTTATGTTTTCCTATAGATTTCTGAGTGTTATTTTTAGTTACCTTTAACCTCTGATTATCAACCTTAGAACAACAGGGTATACAGAAAAAGACTTTTCGAGACAAGCTTTACATTCTCACACTCAGGAGATAACTGTCCAATCTTGTCTTCATCACGGAAGGGTCATAGGTGACAACAGAGTTCGATATTGCTGGTGTTTGGGCCCCAGTAGAATCAACAGAAGTGAGAAAACGATAGTAAATCAGCTATCTTCTCTAAAAGGACACTGGAGAGAGTTTGCAATAGGTAGAGGTTGCCCTGTATTAGAGCTAACACTGATCACACTGGTGATTTGGGATTTATTTTAGAAAGTACATAAGCTAAAATTCCTGAgtctgttttattgttgttttgttcctGGTCTTTTAAGCTGACTTAATCTTCTCAAtcctaatctttttttcttaaactaaCTATTCATTTTCAGAGTCAACATATTTAATGAAAGCTCAAAAGGAGTACTAAACAGCATGGAAACTTGGATGTGTATGTGTTTAGGCTAGGGTTTTAAGCTATAATTTTATGTTAGAATCCAACTTGAGACAGATAACTGTAAATAAGTGctaaataatatgaatatatttaaaggaCTCTGCACCCTAAAAAGTACTTTTTTCAATATGCTTTATGTGATATTTGAAAACTCCTGAAATTTTCTAGGAATTAAGTCATATGTAATTGATAAATGAAGGTAGACTTAAGGCAAATCTTTTGACTCCTGTcagatgcttttttttattgttaccatataatagttgtactggagggattcattgtgatatttacatatgtccttacaatatatcttaattaggttTACCTTCTCCATCACTTCCTCATTCCCTTtcctccccattcttagaatacaAAATACATGGATCATAGTGGTCCTCCTTCATTCTCTCCTTttgttccttccctctcccactgttaACCCCCTCAGAGGGGTTTTGctaagtatatattgattgttAAAGGAGGTTTCTCTATGGTATTTGACAAgtatgctggtgtttgaactcaggacttcatacttgcttggcaggtgctctaccacttgggccactctgctagccctgtttttgctttggttattctggagttagggtctcacttagactggcctggaccatgaaaCTATTAAGCTTCCCATTGTTACTAGGATgaaaggtgtgcaccactatggcCAActgttttccattgagatgaggtctcacaaactttttggcccaggctagcctggaactgtggGCTTCCCAATCTAAGCCTCtcgtgctatttttttttcttttcttttcggccagtactggagtttgtgaggccctgaattgacctcacacttgctaggcagttgctttactacttgagccattccatcagcccttttttaagtttggtattttcgagatagggtctcaggaattatttgcccagtctggcttcaaaccatgatccttctgatctctgcctccaaatagctaggattacaggtgcgagccacctgTGCCATTCTGTTTTTTCTAATGTTAACAAGGATACTTTCactctatttttcttaaaaatcctGTTATGTTTCCTAAGCCATGATTTTGCTTTTTCAGCATTTTATGATTTTAGGGTCATtctagttatttaaaatatggaaactaccaggcatggtggtatgtgcctatagtccgagctactcaggaggctgaagcaggaggatagctTGCGTCCAGGAGTTTGGGCTGCGGTGCACTATGCTGATTGGGTGTCCACATTAAGTTCAGCATCAATATGGTGACCTCCTGGGAGCAGACTAGGTTGTCTAACGAGTGGTGAACAGGCCCAGGTCAGAAATGGAAATGGAGCAGGTCAAAACTCCCATGCTGATCAGTAGTGGGATCCCACTTATGAATAGCCACTGTACTCCAGCCTGAGCAACActgtctttgaaataa
Protein-coding regions in this window:
- the Rpl10l gene encoding ribosomal protein uL16-like isoform X1, with the protein product MGRRPARCYRYCKNKPYPKSRFCRGVPDAKIRIFDLGRKKAKVDEFPLCGHMVSDEYEQLSSEALEAARICANKYMVKSCGKDGFHIRVRLHPFHVIRINKMLSCAGADRLQTGMRGAFGKPQGTVARVHIGQVIMSIRTKLQNKEHVIEALRRAKFKFPGRQKIHISKKWGFTKFNADEFEEKVAAKRLIPDGCGVKYVPDRGPLDKWRALHS
- the Rpl10l gene encoding ribosomal protein uL16-like isoform X2 — encoded protein: MGRRPARCYRYCKNKPYPKSRFCRGVPDAKIRIFDLALEAARICANKYMVKSCGKDGFHIRVRLHPFHVIRINKMLSCAGADRLQTGMRGAFGKPQGTVARVHIGQVIMSIRTKLQNKEHVIEALRRAKFKFPGRQKIHISKKWGFTKFNADEFEEKVAAKRLIPDGCGVKYVPDRGPLDKWRALHS